The Vitis vinifera cultivar Pinot Noir 40024 chromosome 12, ASM3070453v1 genome has a segment encoding these proteins:
- the LOC104880892 gene encoding glycine-rich cell wall structural protein 1, whose product MGVSPKWLCVILFLSVVFHMSAIALGDDKVDKTRFRDDGCRFGGRRGCGGGRGGGGGGGFGGGSGKGGGFGAGGGVGGGGGFGGGGGGGVGGGSGHGGGFGAGGGVGGGAGGGVGGGGGGGGGGGGGGGGGGGGVGGGSGHGGGFGAGGGVGGGAGGGVGGGGGGHGGGFGAGGGVGVGGGAGGAGGGGGGGGGGGGGGAGGGSGHGGGFGAGGGVGSGAGGGVGGGGGFGGGSGGGVGGGSGHGGGFGAGGGAGGGAGGGVGGGHGVGGGGGIGIGIGIGVGVGTGAGAGAGRGSGSGSGSGGGGGGK is encoded by the exons ATGGGTGTTTCTCCAAAATGGCTTTGCGTGATTCTTTTCTTGAGTGTTGTCTTCCATATGAGTGCAATTGCACTTGGAGATGACAAGGTTGATAAAACTAGATTTAGGGATGATGGCTGCCGATTTGGAGGCCGACGAGGCTGTGGTGGTGGTCGTGGTGGTGGAGGAGGGGGAGGGTTTGGTGGTGGTTCAGGAAAAGGCGGGGGATTTGGAGCTGGGGGTGGTGTTGGTGGAGGTGGTGGCTTTGGTGGTGGGGGAGGAGGTGGTGTTGGGGGCGGGTCAGGTCATGGTGGGGGTTTCGGAGCTGGTGGAGGCGTAGGAGGTGGTGCAGGAGGAGGTGTGGGTGGTGGTGGAGGCGGGGGaggaggaggtggaggtggaggtggaggtggaggtggtggtgTTGGCGGTGGTTCAGGTCATGGTGGAGGTTTCGGAGCTGGTGGAGGAGTAGGAGGTGGTGCAGGAGGAGGTGTAggcggtggtggtggag GTCATGGTGGAGGTTTTGGAGCTGGAGGTGGTGTTGGTGTTGGTGGTGGCGCTGGAGGTGCTGGTGGAGGCGGTGgcggaggtggtggtggtggtggtggtggtgcagGCGGAGGATCAGGCCATGGTGGTGGCTTTGGTGCAGGAGGCGGTGTAGGAAGTGGTGCTGGTGGAGGTGTTGGAGGGGGAGGAGGTTTTGGAGGAGGCAGCGGCGGTGGTGTAGGTGGAGGATCAGGCCATGGTGGTGGATTCGGCGCTGGTGGAGGTGCTGGTGGTGGAGCCGGTGGAGGTGTAGGGGGTGGTCATGGAGTTGGAGGCGGCGGAGGAATTGGAATTGGAATTGGAATTGGGGTTGGAGTGGGAACTGGAGCTGGAGCTGGAGCTGGCCGTGGCTCTGGAAGTGGCTCCGgcagtggtggtggtggtgggggaAAGTGA